The DNA region ACCAAACGGCCTTGGGCATAAACCAATCGTTAATACGTTCGTCTAGCCCTTTTTCTTGGGCAAATATTGCTATTGGAGTCAGAAATAATAGTAAACTTAGTAACTTTTTATTCATAATAAAAGGAGTTGATTTTTTAATTTTTATGTTGCAATATCATAAAAAAAATGGAGTTAATGAAAGTTTTGTGACTAAATATTGAATTAATCTTACTTTATTGTTTTTTAAAATCATAAAAAATGATTACCTTTTACCGTAATTTTAAAACTATACGTCAAAAATAACTATGAGTAAAAAAACATTAGTAATAGGTGCTTCAATCAAACCCAGCAGATACGCTTACATAGCGATAAAAAGATTACTTGATAAGAATTATGAGGTTAAAGCAATAGGCTCAAAGCAGGGGTTAATTGGTATAGTGAGAATTGAAACCGGTAAACCTCCATACAAAGATATTGACACTGTTACATTGTATTTGAACCCTGAACGACAAGCGGAGTATTACGATTATATTATTTCATTACAACCCAAGCGTGTTATTTTTAATCCGGGTACAGAAAATCCAGAGCTTGTCAAATTGCTAAATAAAAACAATATTGAAGCAGAAATAGCTTGTACGTTAGTCTTACTGTCGATAGATGAGTATTAATTTTGATGAGCAATTATCAATTCATCAGGTACTTTACTGTCTATTTTAATTATCTTACCTGCTTTAGCAAGAATTACATTTTCGAAAACAGTTTTAGCTTCTTGTTTAAAAAGTTCAATATCATTATATCTACTCGAATAATGACCAAGTATCAATTGTCCCACATTCGCTTTTCTTGCAATTTTGCCAGCTTCTTCAGCAGTAGAGTGTTTAGTGGTAAGTGCGGTTTCTTGCCTGTCCTTTAAAAAAGTAGCTTCATGGTAAAGCAAGTCCACATTTTTTATTATTGAAGTAATCTCTGGCTTGTAAACGGTGTCGCTACAAAAAGCATAGCTCAAAGATTTATTAGGATTAAATGTAAGTTTATGGTTTTCAATAACTTGCCCATCATCTTTTATAAAATCTTTACCATCTTTTAAGTTTTGATAATCGCAAATTTCAATTTCAGAATTTTCTTTAATTGCTTCAATATTCAGTTTTCGTTCCCCGATTTTTTCTTTAAATAAAAAACCATTGGTATAAACGCGATGCTCTAGAGGAATAGTATATACTTCCACCTCATCGTCTTCAAAAATAAGTTCGCTTTTATCGCTTTGAAGTTCATGATAGACAATGTCAAACTGTGGCCAAGAATTGCTTGTCCGCAATTGTAAGGTTATAATTTCCTTGAGTCCAATTGGAGCATAAATATGCAAATCGTTTTTACGATTTAAAAGTCCAAAGGTTGAAATAAGCCCAATTAAACCAAAAAAATGATCTCCGTGTAAATGTGAGATAAAAATGTTGTCTATAGTAGAGAACTTGATTTTGTACTTTCTAAGTTGCACCTGTGTCCCTTCACCACAATCAATTAAAAACCGCCTATTATTAATTTCTAAATACTGTGACGTTGGATG from Aureibaculum sp. 2308TA14-22 includes:
- a CDS encoding CoA-binding protein, whose translation is MSKKTLVIGASIKPSRYAYIAIKRLLDKNYEVKAIGSKQGLIGIVRIETGKPPYKDIDTVTLYLNPERQAEYYDYIISLQPKRVIFNPGTENPELVKLLNKNNIEAEIACTLVLLSIDEY
- a CDS encoding ribonuclease Z, whose amino-acid sequence is MSISLTILGCHSATPRTFAHPTSQYLEINNRRFLIDCGEGTQVQLRKYKIKFSTIDNIFISHLHGDHFFGLIGLISTFGLLNRKNDLHIYAPIGLKEIITLQLRTSNSWPQFDIVYHELQSDKSELIFEDDEVEVYTIPLEHRVYTNGFLFKEKIGERKLNIEAIKENSEIEICDYQNLKDGKDFIKDDGQVIENHKLTFNPNKSLSYAFCSDTVYKPEITSIIKNVDLLYHEATFLKDRQETALTTKHSTAEEAGKIARKANVGQLILGHYSSRYNDIELFKQEAKTVFENVILAKAGKIIKIDSKVPDELIIAHQN